ACACTAAATTCTCTAAATATAATAAAAATAATGTAATAAACTTTCCACTAGAATTTATAATTCATTAATATTAACAAAAACAAGCAACTAATATAAAATTATTAATAAGTTGCTTGTTTTTCATTAATTTTTACAATTTTATTATTATGATTTGCATTTCGTTTAAATTTTTTGATTTAACAAATTTCATTATTTTAAAATTGTTCTTATTCATGTTTTGCTATCAATTATTTTAGATATTTCTTTTTTCTCTTCGTTTTGTAATGAATAAATAAATAAAAAATTCTCTTTATATGCTTTAAAAATGCATTCAAAAACTTCTTCATCTTTTTTTATATTTTTAGAAATGTATTTAGAATTTTTGTAAGCAATAAAGTTTTTAAGACCTTCTTTAACTACATCTTTGTCATTTTTTAGTCTATCTGAAGCATATTTAAGTGATAAAGGATCTTTTTTTATTGCTAATAATACAAATCCTTTATCATCCTGAATATCATTAGAAACAAACTCAAGAGCATCTCCTCTTTTAGTTATTGCAATTTTAGCAATATCTTTGTCATTTTTTAATCTATCGGAAGCATATTTAAGTGATAAAGGGTCTTTTTTTATTGCTAATAACACAAATTCTTTATCATCTTTAAAATGGTAAGGTGCGTATTTTAAATTGGCTCCTCTCTTTTTAACTGCTAGAGTTGCTATATTTAAATCATTCTTTAGTCTATCTGAAGCATATTTAAATGATATAGGCTTACTTTTTATTGCCAATTCCATAATTTCATAATTGTCTCTGAATTTATCATATATATATTTTGCTATATCAATATTTTTAGATAATGCTTCTAGTATAAAATCTTTACTATTTTTAAAATCATAATCTAAATATGAAAATGTATAGTTCTTTTCTTTAATCATATTTAATAAAATATTTTTATGCTCAATATTTTTAATATCAAAATCAAATAAATGGTAAAAACCATAATCTAAAACAGATTTTTTCATAAAATTTATATTTTGTAATAAATTTGAATCAATGTATTTTTTTAAAATAAGTATAAATAAATCTTTTTCAGGTTTTACTTTTATTTCATTAAAAAGTTTATATAAAAAGTTTTCGTTATTTAAATATTTTTTACTTAATAAATTTCATGCTTCATTAGCTTTATCGCAATTTAAAATAAATTGTTTAGATGAAACGATTAAAATAATCGCCTTTTCTTCATCGTGCGGATTAATTTCTTGAATAACTTCGTCATTAATTAAATTATTTTCTAAAAAATTTTTTATTAAATTTTTGAATGTGTTTGTCATATTCTCTCCTTTTTTTGTAACTAAAAAAGAAAAAAACCTCCTATAGACTGATAGGAGGTTATATTATAATCTTGAATCTTAAAAACCTTCACTATCATACAAGCTTTAGCACTTTGCCAAAATGGTAAGTTGCTGAAGGTTCACAGAGCTTGTCTCTCCCCTTCTCTTTATAGTTAC
This genomic interval from Mesomycoplasma molare contains the following:
- a CDS encoding DUF4116 domain-containing protein; protein product: MTNTFKNLIKNFLENNLINDEVIQEINPHDEEKAIILIVSSKQFILNCDKANEAWNLLSKKYLNNENFLYKLFNEIKVKPEKDLFILILKKYIDSNLLQNINFMKKSVLDYGFYHLFDFDIKNIEHKNILLNMIKEKNYTFSYLDYDFKNSKDFILEALSKNIDIAKYIYDKFRDNYEIMELAIKSKPISFKYASDRLKNDLNIATLAVKKRGANLKYAPYHFKDDKEFVLLAIKKDPLSLKYASDRLKNDKDIAKIAITKRGDALEFVSNDIQDDKGFVLLAIKKDPLSLKYASDRLKNDKDVVKEGLKNFIAYKNSKYISKNIKKDEEVFECIFKAYKENFLFIYSLQNEEKKEISKIIDSKTWIRTILK